In a single window of the Caulobacter soli genome:
- a CDS encoding type II 3-dehydroquinate dehydratase yields the protein MVKSIHVLSGPNLNLLGTREPEIYGKDTLDDVRTRCEARAAARGLSVVFRQSNHEGVLIDWVQEARTEACALVINPAGYGHTSIALLDALKTLNIPVIECHLSNPAAREDFRHHTFVSLAATGIVAGFGAASYELAIEAAAGLVGAN from the coding sequence ATGGTAAAATCGATCCATGTGCTGAGCGGACCCAACCTCAACCTGTTGGGAACGCGCGAGCCCGAGATCTACGGCAAGGACACACTCGACGATGTCCGTACGCGCTGCGAGGCGCGCGCGGCCGCTCGGGGTCTTTCCGTCGTCTTCCGGCAGAGCAATCACGAAGGCGTGCTGATCGACTGGGTCCAGGAGGCCCGGACGGAGGCTTGCGCGTTGGTGATCAATCCGGCGGGCTATGGACATACGTCGATCGCCCTCCTCGACGCCCTGAAGACCTTGAACATCCCGGTCATCGAGTGTCACCTGTCCAACCCGGCGGCGCGTGAAGACTTCCGCCACCACACCTTCGTTTCGCTCGCCGCGACCGGGATTGTCGCCGGTTTCGGCGCGGCGAGCTATGAACTGGCGATCGAGGCCGCAGCCGGCCTGGTCGGCGCCAACTAG
- a CDS encoding thiazole synthase, with protein sequence MNAHVSPESAVPVSDDNVSEDSWTVAGRTFRSRLIVGTGKYKDYATNAAAAKAAGAEIVTVAVRRVNLTDPTQPLLVDYVKPTEFTFLPNTAGCFTGEDAVRTLRLAREAGGWDLVKLEVLSDPKTLYPDMEETLRSLKLLVAEGFQVMVYCSDDPVYARKLEEAGAVAIMPLGAPIGSGLGIQNRVNLRIIIENAKVPVLVDAGVGTASDAAIGMELGCDAILMNTAIAEAKDPIRMARAMKHAVIAGREAYLAGRMQKRLYADPSSPLAGLI encoded by the coding sequence ATGAACGCGCATGTCTCCCCCGAATCCGCCGTCCCCGTCTCCGACGACAATGTCTCCGAAGACAGCTGGACCGTCGCCGGCCGCACTTTCCGGTCGCGCCTGATCGTCGGCACCGGCAAGTACAAGGACTACGCCACCAACGCCGCGGCGGCGAAGGCGGCGGGGGCCGAGATCGTCACGGTGGCCGTACGCCGCGTGAACCTGACCGACCCGACCCAGCCGCTGCTGGTCGACTACGTCAAACCCACCGAATTCACCTTCTTGCCCAATACGGCCGGCTGCTTCACCGGCGAGGACGCCGTGCGCACCCTGCGCCTGGCCCGCGAGGCCGGCGGCTGGGACCTGGTGAAGCTGGAAGTGCTCAGCGACCCCAAGACCCTCTATCCTGACATGGAAGAGACCCTGCGCTCGCTTAAGCTGCTGGTGGCCGAGGGCTTCCAGGTGATGGTCTATTGCTCGGACGACCCGGTCTACGCCCGCAAGCTGGAAGAGGCCGGGGCGGTGGCGATCATGCCGCTGGGCGCGCCGATCGGCTCGGGCCTGGGCATCCAGAACCGCGTCAACCTGCGGATCATCATCGAGAACGCCAAGGTGCCGGTGCTGGTCGACGCCGGCGTGGGCACGGCCTCGGACGCGGCGATCGGCATGGAACTGGGCTGCGACGCCATCCTGATGAACACCGCCATCGCCGAGGCCAAGGACCCGATCCGCATGGCCCGGGCGATGAAGCACGCGGTGATCGCCGGTCGCGAGGCCTATCTGGCCGGCCGGATGCAGAAGCGGCTCTACGCCGATCCCAGCTCGCCGCTGGCGGGACTGATCTAG
- a CDS encoding DsbA family protein: MSKMSRPLAFATASFVALSLMGCGQANADKAFGEKVHAYLIEHPEVLVEMSSKLQEKQTAEKTKNAKSAITKYRQALERDPRDFVANPNGSITVVEFFDYRCGYCKLAAPQIVELIQKNPDVRFVFKDFVIFGHDSEVAARLVLGAKDQGKTIELHKRLMAEKSLDAAAAMRIGQELGIDMTKARATGESEAVTQHLADTHALAEALAIEGTPAFFVGDQMIAGADMHALNLAIDQARAGAAKKV; this comes from the coding sequence ATGTCCAAGATGTCCCGCCCGCTGGCGTTCGCCACCGCGTCCTTCGTCGCCCTGTCCCTGATGGGTTGCGGACAAGCCAACGCCGACAAGGCGTTTGGCGAGAAAGTGCACGCCTATCTGATCGAGCACCCCGAGGTGCTGGTCGAGATGAGCAGCAAGCTTCAGGAAAAGCAGACGGCCGAGAAGACCAAGAATGCCAAGAGCGCGATCACCAAGTATCGCCAGGCGCTGGAGCGCGATCCGCGCGACTTCGTGGCCAATCCGAACGGCTCGATCACGGTCGTCGAGTTCTTCGACTACCGCTGCGGCTACTGCAAGCTGGCCGCGCCGCAGATCGTCGAGCTGATCCAGAAGAACCCGGACGTGCGCTTCGTGTTCAAGGATTTCGTGATCTTCGGCCATGACTCCGAGGTCGCCGCGCGTCTGGTGCTGGGCGCCAAGGATCAGGGCAAGACGATCGAGCTGCATAAGCGCTTGATGGCCGAGAAAAGTCTCGACGCGGCCGCCGCCATGCGCATCGGCCAGGAGCTCGGCATCGACATGACCAAGGCCCGCGCGACCGGCGAGTCAGAAGCCGTCACCCAGCACCTGGCCGACACCCATGCCCTGGCCGAAGCCCTGGCGATCGAGGGCACGCCAGCCTTCTTCGTTGGTGACCAGATGATAGCGGGCGCTGACATGCACGCCCTGAACCTGGCCATCGACCAGGCCCGGGCCGGCGCCGCCAAGAAGGTCTAG
- the thiS gene encoding sulfur carrier protein ThiS: protein MRLLLNGEEQDIAGISSIADLVAALGLDARKVAVERNLEIAPRSTYADTRLADGDRIEIVTFIGGG from the coding sequence ATGAGGCTTCTACTGAACGGCGAAGAGCAGGATATCGCGGGTATCTCCAGCATCGCTGATCTTGTTGCGGCGCTTGGGCTGGACGCCCGCAAGGTGGCCGTGGAGCGCAATCTCGAGATCGCGCCGCGCTCGACCTACGCCGACACGCGTCTGGCGGACGGCGACCGAATCGAGATCGTCACTTTTATCGGCGGCGGCTAA
- the accB gene encoding acetyl-CoA carboxylase biotin carboxyl carrier protein — protein MSNPKALADPVETPSIDARLVRKLADILKDTGLSEIEVEHAGLKIRVARELTVAAAPTQYVQAPAAQAYAPAPALAAAPAAEAAAPAPAVHAGEAVKSPMVGTVYLSPQPGADAFIKVGDTVTAGQTLLIVEAMKTMNPISAPKAGKVVEILVADAQPVEFGEPLVIVE, from the coding sequence ATGTCCAATCCCAAGGCCCTCGCCGATCCGGTCGAGACTCCGTCGATCGACGCCCGCCTGGTCCGCAAGCTGGCCGACATCCTGAAGGACACCGGCCTGTCGGAGATCGAGGTCGAACACGCTGGCCTGAAAATCCGGGTCGCTCGCGAACTGACCGTCGCCGCCGCCCCGACCCAATATGTCCAGGCCCCGGCCGCCCAGGCCTATGCGCCCGCTCCGGCTCTCGCCGCCGCGCCCGCCGCCGAAGCCGCCGCCCCGGCCCCGGCCGTTCACGCCGGCGAGGCCGTGAAGTCGCCGATGGTCGGCACCGTCTATCTGTCGCCCCAGCCCGGCGCCGACGCCTTCATCAAGGTCGGCGACACCGTGACCGCGGGCCAGACCCTGCTGATCGTCGAAGCCATGAAGACCATGAACCCGATCTCGGCCCCCAAGGCCGGTAAGGTTGTCGAGATCCTGGTGGCAGACGCCCAGCCCGTCGAATTCGGCGAGCCGCTCGTCATCGTCGAGTAA